The Halopelagius inordinatus genomic interval CTACGACCCGGTCTAAGGCGTCTTCGGCGTCCGTCGAGAGGAGACCCAGCGAGTTGCCGTCGACGTACAGTTCGTCCTCGTCGACCGCGAATCGGTCTCTCAGCCCCGAGAGGGGGTCGGCCGCGTCGAGTTCGCGGGCCGCAGAGAGCGTCTGCGGGCCGTCTCCGACCTCGAATCGGGTCACGACTCTCCCGCCCTCCGCGATAGGTCGTCGTAGGCGGCCCACGAGGGGTCCACGTCGGGGTGTTCGACCCGTTCGCCGTCCGCGTAGACGCCGGACCCCTCCGCGGCGCGCCCGGCGACGCCGACGGGCGTCCCCTCGGATTCGAGCGCCGAGACGACGGCGTCCGTCTCCGCGGGCGGGACGGCGAGGACGAGCGTTCCGCCCGTCGTCGCGGCCCACGGGTCGATACCGAGGTGGTCGCACGTCTCTCGGACGCCCGGACGCACCGGAATCTCGTCGAGAGAGAGGTCGAATCGGACGCCGGCGCCCGCCGCGACTTCGTTCAACGCGCCGAAGACGCCGCACTCGGTCGCGTCGTGCATCGCGTGGACGTCGCCCGCCGCGGCGGCCGTCATCGCGTCGCGGACGCAACTGACCTCGTCGAGGCGGGCCCGCGCGGCGTCGAGCGTCTCTCTCGGCAGGTCGAACTGGTCGGGAAAGAGGGTCGTGAGAAGTCCCGTCGCCTCCACCGCGGGGCCTTTGGTGACGAGGATATCGTCGCCGACGCGCGCGCCGTCCGGTCGGACCACGTCCGCGGGGTCACCGACGCCGAGTGCCGTCGCGCCGCCGACCCACGGGAACTCGCATCCCGCGTAGCGCGCGGTGTGGCCCGTGACGACGCTGACGCCGAGGTCTTCTGCCTCCTCGTGTATCGACCCCCAGACGGCGGCGAACTCCTCGTCTGTCATCTCGGGCGGGAGCGTAAAGGAGATAGCCAGGTGCGAGGGCGCGAGGCCGGAGACGGCCACGTCCGCGAGGACGAAGTCGAGCGCGAAGCGTCCGGCGCGACAGAACCCGAGACCCGGGAGGAGAGAGACGGGGTCCGTCGCGATGGAGACTGCGCGCCCGCCGAGTTCGAGCAGTCCGAAATCGACGCCGTGCGTCGGCCCGAGAGCCACGTCGTCGCGGTCAGCGCCGAGGTTCGGGTAGATGTACTCGTCGAAGAACGCGCGGTCCACCTTTCCGAAGTCGGTCATGCGAGTGGGTCGTCGGCCACCGGTTTCAACGTGCCGTTGTCGAAGGTTCGAAGAGAGCCGGCCGGTTCGAACGGTCGCTCGGCGGAGAGAAAACAGTCGGGCCCGCGGTGGCGGGACCCGACCGACTCATGAAGGACGCGGGGACGAGAGCAGAATCGGGGTCATCCAGTCCCGGGTTCGTACAGGGTCATGCCCCGCGTCGGTTACACGTCTCTCGCGGAGGGTTAAGAAAGTCGCTAAGTTGACTGGGTGGTTACAGATGGCGGTTCGACGCCTCCGCGGACCGCTCAGAACCGCTCCATCTCGAAGTGCTTCGTCAGTTGGCTGCGAACGCGGACGGGTTCTTCGTGGTGGACCCAGTGCGTCGCGTCGTCGAGGACGACGAGGTGTTCGGTATCGCAGTACTGGACGCTCTCTAACGCCAGCGACCGAGAGAGATAGTCGTCCTGTGCGCCCCAGAGAACGAGCGTCGGGCGTTCGCACCGTTCGGTCCGCGGACGGGGGTTCGCCCGGGCGATGGCGCGGTACCAGTTCAGCATCGCGCGGTACGCGCCGGGCCGCCGCCACGCGGCGCGGTAACAGTCGAAGTCTGCCACGTTGAACGTCCCCGGGTTGCTGGACCGCCGCATCATCTGGGTGAGCAGTCGGTAGTTCGTCGCCGAGGCGACGGCCTCCGGCACTCGCGGGAGTTGAAAGAAGAGGACGTACCAACTCTTGAGTCGTTGCTCCCAGTCGTGGTAGATGGCCTGGCGGAAGGCGGTCGGATGCGGGATGTTCAAAACCGAGAGCGTCCGGACGCGTTCTGGGTGGTGGAGTCCGACCCACCACGCGAGAAAGCCCCCCCAGTCGTGGCCGACGACGTGTGCGTCTTCGAGTTCGAGTGCGTCGAGCAGTCCGAGAACGTCGCCCGCGAGTTCGTCGGGCGCGTACGCCGATACCTGGTCGGGTTTGTCGCTGAGGTGATACCCCCGTAAGTCGGGGACCACGACGCGGTAGCCCTCGTTTGCGAGCGGTTCTATCTGCTCTTTCCATCCGTACCAGAACTCGGGGAAACCGTGCATGAGGACGACGGGCGCGCCGTCGTCAGGTCCGGCGACGACGGCGTGGAGAGTCACGTCGCCCGCGTCCAGCATCCGCGACTCCGCGTCGACGCCGACTTTCTCGGGGGTGACGCCGTCTGCGGGAACGCCTGTCGGTGACATACCGTCGGTACGGCGGCGGCCGACAAATATCCTGTCGGCGGTTCGACCGGAGGCCGGACGGGAGTATCGGAGGGAACTCAGACGGCCGCGACCCACGCGCGGTAGTCCTCGCCGCGCCCGTACACCGCCCGAAACGTCCGGTCGACGAACGCCGCGAGGCGGTTCGCGTCCGAGCGTGCGGTGATGCGGACGTTCGTGCCCTCCGCCGACTCGGGCGACTCCATCTGGTCGATGCGGAACTCGGGGAACTCGTCGAGCATCGACTTCAGGCGGTCGAGTTCCTCGTCGGTCACGTCCACGTTGAACGTCTGGTCGGCGAACTGCACCCACGGCGCGGACTCGTCTTCCCCGTCGATGGCTCCCTCGTGTTCGACTTCGAAGGTCACGAACGCGCTGGCGCGTTCGCGGTGGGCGGTAAAGGCGTCCGCGAACAGTTTCTGTCGCTCTCTCGGGTCGGCGGCGTCGAATCGCGTCATATCGTCCGTTTCGTCGCCGACCGTGGAAAAACGGGGGGAAACGCCGCCGTCGGTCAAAGCAGCGTCGTCACCGCGAGTAGCGCGGCGGCGGAGACGACGACGAGGGAGACGGCGAGGACGGCGACGGGAGCCAACCCCGCCTCCCGCATCGCTTCGAGTCGCACGTCCAGACCCAGTCCCGCGAACGCGAGAGCGAAGAGGGCGTCGCTCGTCACCTCTATCGCGTTCAGCGTCGCCGCCGACAGAAGGCCCGCGTTCGCGGCGAGAGCGACGAACGCGAACCCCGCGAGGAAGTTGGGGACGCCGTCCAGAAGCGACGCCGCGCCGGACTCGGCGGTTCGGTCGGCGTAGCGGAACGCGTACCAGAGAGCGACGACGCCCAAGAGCGCGTTCCGAGCGAGTTTCGTCACCGTCGCCCACTGCCCGGCCGCCGGCGAGTGTGCGAACCCCGCGGCGGTGACCGGACCGGTGCTGTACATGCTGAGTCCGGCCCAGACGCCGAACTGCCGCGGCGAAAGCGACAACAGGTCGCCCGCGACGGGGAACGCGAGGAGGGTCACCGCGTCGAAAAGGAGGATGGCGGCGACGACGTGCGCCAGCGATTCGCCGTCGGCGTCTATGGTGCCCGCGATGGCCGTCGCGGCGGAGACGCCGCAGACGCTCGCACCGGCCGCGAGAAGCGACGCGGTCTTGCGCTTGAGGTCGAACACTCGCCGAGCGAGAAGTTCGACGAGAGCCATCCCGACGACGACGGCGGCGACGGCGAGTCCGAGGACGACGGGGCCGGTGGCGACCAGGTCGCCGAAGGCGATGCGCGCGCCGAGAAGGACGATTCCGGCTTCGAGGAGGGGGCCGCGGAACCGGACGCCCGCGTCGGCCCACGCGGGGACGCCGACGGTGTTTGCGACGACGGCACCGAACCCGACCGCGAGGAGAAGCGCGTTCAGGCCGGGCACCGCGTCGGCGACGAGGCGGGCGAGTCCGGCCAGTGCCGCGAGGACGACGAGTCCCGGGGCGGCGGCTTTCGCACGCCGACCGACCCGCAGACTCCGACTCACGGGTGGCGGGGCGGCCGCGCGCGACTGGGCCGCGCGGCGACACGGGAGGCGTTCGAAGGCGTCGCGTCCGACATCTGTCGGTTCGGTCCGCGCGCGGGACACTCAATGTATTGATTCGCGACTCCGTCTCGGCCGGTCCCGAAAGGACGGACGCTTTCTTCAACGTTATACGGACGGGGTCGGATGGGGTTCGTATGGGCAAGCACATTCTCCTACTGGGTGCCCCCGGTGCCGGAAAAGGGACACAGAGCAAGCGACTCGCCGAGGAGTTCGACCTCGAACACGTGACGACGGGCGACGCCCTGCGCGCGAACAAGGACATGGACATCGGTCACATGGACACCGAGTTCGACACGCCGCGGGCGTACATGGACGCGGGCGAACTCGTCCCCGACGAAGTCGTCAACGAAATCGTGAAGGAAGCGCTCTCGAACGCCGACGGCTACGTCCTCGACGGCTATCCGCGGAACATCGACCAAGCGGAGTACCTCACGTCGATCACGGACCTCGACGCGGTTCTCTACCTCGACGTGAGCGAGGAGGAACTCGTCCGGCGACTCACCGGCCGCCGCCTCGACCCCGAGACCGACGAAATCTACCACACCGAGTTCGATATGCCCGACGACGAGGAGGTCCGCGAACGCCTCGTCCAACGGGACGACGACACCGAGGAGACGGTCCGCGAACGCCTCCGCGTCTACGAGGAGAACACCGAACCCGTCGTCGAACACTACCGCGACGAGGGCGTCCTCGTCGAAATCGACGGCGAACAGAGCCCCGACGACGTCTTCGAAGACGTGGCAGACACCGTCGACTCGGCGTAACGACGACGCACCGCGACCCGTTTTTCTCCGCGAGGCGTCGAGTTCGTCCCGCGACGGCCGTGACGGCGGAGTTTTGAGGCGCGCCGCCGAACGCGGGGGATATGGATGCGACACCGGACGCCGAATCTCTCCCGCGGGTGGTCTTCGTCGGCGGCCCCGACTGGGCCGAACCGGCGGCAGCGGAGTTGGAGTCGGCCGCGTCGGTCCGCCGGGTCGAGAACGTCGCGGACGCGCGCGAACGACTCTCCGCCGGGCGGACAGACGCGGTCGTCGTGGCGAGGTCCGAACCGAGCGTCGACGCCGTCTCGGACCTCCGCGCGGCGGCCTCCGACCTCCCCATCGTCTTCTGTACCGACTCCGGGAGCGAATCGCTCGCCCGCGACGCCACCGCCGCGGGGGCGACGGAGTACGTCCCGGCCGACACGCCCGCGTTCGGGGCGTACGTCCGCGACCGGACGGTGGCCGCCGCCGCCGACGTGGCCGAGCGAGTCGAACTGGCGCGCGAACTCCGCGCCTCCGAGGAACTGCACCGCGTCACGCTCAACAACATGACCGACACCGTCCTCATCACCGACGACGAGGGCGAGTTCACCTACGTCTGTCCGAACGTTCACTTCATCTTCGGATACACGGACGCGGAGATACGCGAACTCGGGACCATCGACGAGCTTTTGGGCGAAGACCTGTTCGAGGAGGCCGAACTCGCCGAGTCGGGCGTCCTGACGAACGTCGAGTGCACGGCGACGGACAAAGCGGGCGAGGAACACACGCTCTTGGTCAACGTCCGCGAGGTGTCGATTCAGGGCGGGACGACGCTCTACAGTTGCCGCGACGTGACGACGAGAAAACAGAGAGAGGAGGCCCTCACGGGGCTTCACCGGACGACCGGCGAACTCCAGTACGCCGAGACGGCGCGCGAAATCGCCCACCACGTCGTCGACGACGCGGCGGAGATACTCGGCTGTGCCGCCAGCGCCGTCTTCCTGTTCGACGCCGAGAAGAACCGCCTCGAACCCGTCGCCCACACCGCGGCGATGGACCGCCTGTACGGACCGTTACCGTCGTTTCGCCCGACCGAGTCGAGACTCGTCGGCCGGGCGTTCGTCACCGGAGAACCGCTGTTTTTCGACGACGTGCACGACTCTCCGCTCCTCTCGAACCCGGCGACCGACCTCCGGAGCGTCGTCGTGCTCTCTTTGGGCGACCACGGCGTGTTCGTCGCCGGCGTCGATACCGTCGGCGCGTTCGACGACGTCCACCGCGAGATTGCCGACCTCCTGGCGACCACCGCTGAGGCGGCGCTGGACCGGGTGAACCGCCAGTCGCAACTCAGGAAACAGGACCGCGAACTGAAACGGCGAAACGAGCGTCTCGTCTCGCTGAACCGGGTCAACGAGATAATCCGCGAAGTCGATCAGTCGGTCATCCGCGCCGAGACGCGCGAGGAGGTCGAACGCGCGGTCTGTGAGCGACTGACCGCGGACGAACGGTACCAGTTCGCGTGGGTCGGGTCCGTCGGCCCCGGGTCGCAGCGTCTCGTCTCGCGGGTCGAACGCGGGGACGGACGCGGCTACCTCGAAGACGTCTCTCTCGCGGTCGATGCCGACGGAGAACCGGCGTGTTCGACCGCCGCGACGGGCGAGGAGACGTCGGTTTCGAACGTCGCGACGGACCTCCGAGAGACCCCGTGGCGGCGCGCCGCACTCGAACGCGACTTCCAGTCCGTCCTCGCCGTCCCCCTGTCGTACGACGGCGTCTCGTACGGGGTTCTGGCGGTGTACGCCGACCGTCCCGCCGCGTTCGACGGGATGGTCCAAACGGTGATGAGCGAACTCGGAGAGACGGTGGCCTCGGCGATAAGCGCCGTCGAACGGAAGGCGGCGCTCTTGACCACGGCCGTCACCCGCGCCGAGTACGCCGTCTCCGGCGACGGCTTTCCCCTCTCGCAGGTGGCCGAACGCGCCGGATGCTCGCTGTCCGTCGTCTCGGGGGTGCGGCGGACCGACGACGACGATTCGCTCTTTGCGACCGTCGAGGGCGCGTCGATGGACGACGTCGAGGCCGCCGCGGCGAACGCGCCCGGGATAGCCGACTACCGCGTCGTCGCCAGCGACGGGTCCTCCGGAACCGTCTGGTTCCGTTTCGTCCGACCGTTCATCGCGTCTCGACTGGCGAACCACGGCGTCGTCCTGCACCGCGCGGAAGCGACGCCCGAGGGGACCACCCTCCGCATCGACGTCCCCGACGGCGTCGAGATTCGGAGCGTCACGCAACTGCTCTCCGGGACGTTCGACTCCGTGTCGCTCCGTTCGAAGCGCCACCGAGAGCAACCGGCCGGCGGCGAGTTCACCGCGGCCGTCTTAGACCGAGTGACGGAACGACAACTCGAAGTGGTCCAGACGGCGTACCACGCCGGCTACTTCGAGGACCCGAGAGAACACTCGGGGACGGACGTCGCCGAAACGCTCGACATCTCGCCCGCGGCGTTCTACCGACACGTCCGGACCGTCCAACGTGAACTGTTCGCCGTCATCTTCGGAGACGCCGGACACTCGGGGAGAGTGGCACGACGCGGTTGAACTTTGAACCCCGATGCGTCGAGGTGGGTCACAGTATAACGGACACGTTCATCCTAATATTCCTATTACTCACTATACGGGCGGCGGTCGCCCGAGCAACCTATGACATCTTGGAAAGACGGCCCCGCGGACGCGACAGCACTGTCCACGTACGAGTGTTTCGACTGTGGGACGGTCGTCGAAGCAGAGTCGAACCCGGCGACGTGTCCCGACTGCGGAGGCGAGTTACGAAATCGCAGCATGCCGGTCGAGTGAGATGGGGACGACTACCGAACCCACCGCGGCGGAGACGGAGGAGGACCCGAGCGAGGAGTCCGCCGTCGAGACGGCGCGAAAGCAACTCGACGTGGCGGTGGCGCGTCTCGACATCGACCGGAACGTCGTCGAACGCCTCCGTCACCCTCGGGCGGTCCACGAGGTGACACTCCCCGTCGAACGCGACGACGGGACGCTGGAGGTGTTCACCGGCTACCGGGCCCAACACGACAGCGTCCGCGGCCCGTACAAGGGCGGACTCCGCTATCATCCGGCGGTGACGCGCGACGAGTGCGTCGGCCTCTCGATGTGGATGACGTGGAAATGCGCCGTGATGGACCTCCCGTTCGGCGGCGCGAAAGGCGGCGTCGTCGTCGACCCGAAGTCGCTCTCGGACGAGGAGACGGAGCGACTCACGCGGCGGTTCGCGCAGGAACTCCGCGACGTGGTCGGGCCGCACACCGACATCCCCGCACCGGACATGGGAACGGACGCCCAGACGATGTCGTGGTTCATGGACGCCTACTCGATGCAAGAGCGCGAGACGGTTCCGGGCGTCGTGACGGGCAAACCGCCGGTCATCGGCGGCAGCGAGGGGCGAGACGGCGCGCCTGGGCGAAGCGTCGCCATCGTCACCCGCGAAGCCGTCGACTACTACGACCGGGACCTCTCGGACGTCACCGTCGCCGTACAGGGGTTCGGGAGCGTCGGCGCGAACGCCGCGCGCCTGTTGGACGAGTGGGGCGCGGACGTCGTCTCCGTCTCGGACGTCAACGGAGCCATCTACGACCCCGACGGACTCGACGTCGGCGACGTGCCCACCCACGAGGAGCGACCCGAAGCCGTGATGACGTACGACGCGCCGGAGAAACTCTCGAACGACGCCGTCCTCGAACTCGACGTAGACGTGTTGATTCCGGCCGCCGTCGGCAACGTCCTCACGGCCGACAACGCCGAACGAGTCGACGCCGGAATCGTCGTCGAGGGGGCCAACGGCCCGACGACGTTCGCCGCAGACGCGATACTCGAAGAGCGCGGGATTCCGGTCGTTCCGGACATCCTCGCGAACGCGGGCGGCGTCACCGTCTCGTACTTCGAGTGGTTACAGGACATAAACCGGCGCGCGTGGTCGCTCGAACGCGTCCACGAGGAACTCGAAAGCGACATGACCGCCGCGTGGGACGCGGTCCGCAGCGACTTCGAAGACGGCGCGGCGACGTGGCGCGAGGCCGCGTACGCCGTCGCACTCCGGCGCGTCGCCGCCGCGCACGACGCTCGGGGCGTCTGGCCCTAGCGTCGGCCTCCGTTCTCCCCTCCCGTTTTCGGGCGGTCACACTCCGGAACTTGCGCG includes:
- a CDS encoding YeiH family protein; this encodes MRVGRRAKAAAPGLVVLAALAGLARLVADAVPGLNALLLAVGFGAVVANTVGVPAWADAGVRFRGPLLEAGIVLLGARIAFGDLVATGPVVLGLAVAAVVVGMALVELLARRVFDLKRKTASLLAAGASVCGVSAATAIAGTIDADGESLAHVVAAILLFDAVTLLAFPVAGDLLSLSPRQFGVWAGLSMYSTGPVTAAGFAHSPAAGQWATVTKLARNALLGVVALWYAFRYADRTAESGAASLLDGVPNFLAGFAFVALAANAGLLSAATLNAIEVTSDALFALAFAGLGLDVRLEAMREAGLAPVAVLAVSLVVVSAAALLAVTTLL
- the gdhB gene encoding glutamate dehydrogenase GdhB; translated protein: MGTTTEPTAAETEEDPSEESAVETARKQLDVAVARLDIDRNVVERLRHPRAVHEVTLPVERDDGTLEVFTGYRAQHDSVRGPYKGGLRYHPAVTRDECVGLSMWMTWKCAVMDLPFGGAKGGVVVDPKSLSDEETERLTRRFAQELRDVVGPHTDIPAPDMGTDAQTMSWFMDAYSMQERETVPGVVTGKPPVIGGSEGRDGAPGRSVAIVTREAVDYYDRDLSDVTVAVQGFGSVGANAARLLDEWGADVVSVSDVNGAIYDPDGLDVGDVPTHEERPEAVMTYDAPEKLSNDAVLELDVDVLIPAAVGNVLTADNAERVDAGIVVEGANGPTTFAADAILEERGIPVVPDILANAGGVTVSYFEWLQDINRRAWSLERVHEELESDMTAAWDAVRSDFEDGAATWREAAYAVALRRVAAAHDARGVWP
- a CDS encoding alpha/beta fold hydrolase: MSPTGVPADGVTPEKVGVDAESRMLDAGDVTLHAVVAGPDDGAPVVLMHGFPEFWYGWKEQIEPLANEGYRVVVPDLRGYHLSDKPDQVSAYAPDELAGDVLGLLDALELEDAHVVGHDWGGFLAWWVGLHHPERVRTLSVLNIPHPTAFRQAIYHDWEQRLKSWYVLFFQLPRVPEAVASATNYRLLTQMMRRSSNPGTFNVADFDCYRAAWRRPGAYRAMLNWYRAIARANPRPRTERCERPTLVLWGAQDDYLSRSLALESVQYCDTEHLVVLDDATHWVHHEEPVRVRSQLTKHFEMERF
- a CDS encoding AIR synthase family protein, whose amino-acid sequence is MTDFGKVDRAFFDEYIYPNLGADRDDVALGPTHGVDFGLLELGGRAVSIATDPVSLLPGLGFCRAGRFALDFVLADVAVSGLAPSHLAISFTLPPEMTDEEFAAVWGSIHEEAEDLGVSVVTGHTARYAGCEFPWVGGATALGVGDPADVVRPDGARVGDDILVTKGPAVEATGLLTTLFPDQFDLPRETLDAARARLDEVSCVRDAMTAAAAGDVHAMHDATECGVFGALNEVAAGAGVRFDLSLDEIPVRPGVRETCDHLGIDPWAATTGGTLVLAVPPAETDAVVSALESEGTPVGVAGRAAEGSGVYADGERVEHPDVDPSWAAYDDLSRRAGES
- a CDS encoding adenylate kinase is translated as MGKHILLLGAPGAGKGTQSKRLAEEFDLEHVTTGDALRANKDMDIGHMDTEFDTPRAYMDAGELVPDEVVNEIVKEALSNADGYVLDGYPRNIDQAEYLTSITDLDAVLYLDVSEEELVRRLTGRRLDPETDEIYHTEFDMPDDEEVRERLVQRDDDTEETVRERLRVYEENTEPVVEHYRDEGVLVEIDGEQSPDDVFEDVADTVDSA
- a CDS encoding bacterio-opsin activator domain-containing protein, with amino-acid sequence MDATPDAESLPRVVFVGGPDWAEPAAAELESAASVRRVENVADARERLSAGRTDAVVVARSEPSVDAVSDLRAAASDLPIVFCTDSGSESLARDATAAGATEYVPADTPAFGAYVRDRTVAAAADVAERVELARELRASEELHRVTLNNMTDTVLITDDEGEFTYVCPNVHFIFGYTDAEIRELGTIDELLGEDLFEEAELAESGVLTNVECTATDKAGEEHTLLVNVREVSIQGGTTLYSCRDVTTRKQREEALTGLHRTTGELQYAETAREIAHHVVDDAAEILGCAASAVFLFDAEKNRLEPVAHTAAMDRLYGPLPSFRPTESRLVGRAFVTGEPLFFDDVHDSPLLSNPATDLRSVVVLSLGDHGVFVAGVDTVGAFDDVHREIADLLATTAEAALDRVNRQSQLRKQDRELKRRNERLVSLNRVNEIIREVDQSVIRAETREEVERAVCERLTADERYQFAWVGSVGPGSQRLVSRVERGDGRGYLEDVSLAVDADGEPACSTAATGEETSVSNVATDLRETPWRRAALERDFQSVLAVPLSYDGVSYGVLAVYADRPAAFDGMVQTVMSELGETVASAISAVERKAALLTTAVTRAEYAVSGDGFPLSQVAERAGCSLSVVSGVRRTDDDDSLFATVEGASMDDVEAAAANAPGIADYRVVASDGSSGTVWFRFVRPFIASRLANHGVVLHRAEATPEGTTLRIDVPDGVEIRSVTQLLSGTFDSVSLRSKRHREQPAGGEFTAAVLDRVTERQLEVVQTAYHAGYFEDPREHSGTDVAETLDISPAAFYRHVRTVQRELFAVIFGDAGHSGRVARRG
- a CDS encoding rubrerythrin-like domain-containing protein, with protein sequence MTSWKDGPADATALSTYECFDCGTVVEAESNPATCPDCGGELRNRSMPVE